The genomic interval GGTGGCGTAGCCGAGGAGCGCACCCTCGCGCTCCGCCACCAGCAGCCGGTAGCGACCGTGGTCAGCGTAGTGGGAGGCCCACTCGCGGCGCTGCTCGACGGTCAGCGGCTCGAGGTGGAACGTCGCCGGCGAGTTGAGGATGTAGTGGTTGTAGAGATCCGTCAGGGCCGGCACGTCATCGTCGGTGGCCGGCCTGATCGTCAGGGGCAAGCTGGACATCGCTCCTCCAGGATTCCCGACTCCCTTCTGCGCGCGCCCATCATACCGCGACGATGTGAAACCCGCTTACCCGAGAGTCACCAGCCCCCGCGCTACTTCGAGCGCACGCCCGCGCCAGCACGTCAGCCCGGCAGGCCGCCGGTCGCCCGCAGCAGCGTCTCCTGCACCAGCAGCTCGTGCTCGAACGTCCGATCCGGCGTCTTGCCGTCGCGGACGGTCGCCACGAACGCTGCAAGCTCGCGCTCGTACATCTGCTGGCGCTGGATCGTCGGCAGCTTCACGATGTGCTCGCCGGCCGCGTACGCGCCGTATGGCTCCGAGAGGACCAGCCTCACCACGTCGCCCGGGTCGAACGGCTCGGTGATGGCGCTGCCCTTCGTGCCGTAGACCTCGAAGCGGCGGGCGTTCGGCCGTGGCTCCATCGCGGCGATGTCCACGAACGCCAGCGCTCGCTCGAACTCGAAGACGCCGAGCGTGTTGTCCGCGAAGTGCGGGATGCCCGGGGTCGTGTCGTTGCGGGCGAACAACTGCGTCCGCGTCGGCCGCCCGAGGTGCCAGACGACCTGATCCAGCATGTGCCCGGCCAGGTCGTAGAAGATGCCGCCGCGATGGACGCTGATGACCTCGCGCGCGGGCTCGCTGATCCAGGTGGACATGTGGGCGCGGACCGAGAACACGTCGCCCAGGGCGCCCGAGCGCGACAGCTCAGCCAGGAACTGGAACCCGGGCTGATAGCGGAACATATACCCCATCTGGAGGTACAGCCCCTTCGCCCGCGTCTTCTCGACGAGCGCATGGAACCGCGGCCAGTTGTCGCCAGCCGGCTTGTCGTACCAGAGGTGCTTGCCCGCGTCCACGGCGGCGTGGGCCATCGCGAGGCTCTCGGGATTCAGCCCCT from Chloroflexota bacterium carries:
- a CDS encoding Gfo/Idh/MocA family oxidoreductase; this translates as MTVRFGQIGTKHGHARGKWRALVTNPDVEAVAVWEPDAEKRAAEQAHEQFAGAHWATSADDILGDPSIVAVAIEGLNPESLAMAHAAVDAGKHLWYDKPAGDNWPRFHALVEKTRAKGLYLQMGYMFRYQPGFQFLAELSRSGALGDVFSVRAHMSTWISEPAREVISVHRGGIFYDLAGHMLDQVVWHLGRPTRTQLFARNDTTPGIPHFADNTLGVFEFERALAFVDIAAMEPRPNARRFEVYGTKGSAITEPFDPGDVVRLVLSEPYGAYAAGEHIVKLPTIQRQQMYERELAAFVATVRDGKTPDRTFEHELLVQETLLRATGGLPG